In Stigmatopora nigra isolate UIUO_SnigA chromosome 2, RoL_Snig_1.1, whole genome shotgun sequence, a single window of DNA contains:
- the klhdc4 gene encoding kelch domain-containing protein 4, giving the protein MGKKGKNDKKVKGAEKTAAKMEKKVSKRSKREEEDLEALIAEFQSLDAKKTQVVETACPPPSARLSATLSPHPEKDELILFGGEFFNGKKTYLYNDLFFYNIKKNSWIKSEIPNPPPPRCSHQALAVSQGGGQLWIFGGEFASPNGEQFYHYKDLWVLHLATHTWENIKAPGGPSSRSGHRMALSRRQLLVFGGFHESTRDFIYYNDIYSFSLDTFSWSRLSVSGMAPSPRSACQMTSTSDSSGVIIYGGYSKQKHKKDIEKGTIHSDMFLLKQDGKDGQEKWTWSRLSPSGNKPPPRSGFSMAVGPAGRAVLFGGVCDEEEDETLEGDFYNDLYLYDTVKNRWYPGQLRGNKTEKKKRRRGKKNEAEGDVADKEEADASEGPIEVIKEIVTEDGTVMTIKEVIPGAQQAEEAIDDDEEEDDDEEEDASTLVEPSPRSSAMATVRQGKLFLYGGMFEVGSRQFTLNDLYCLDLHKMDQWEVLVAMDPKTQEWLEESESEDDDEEEEAATGAVGGEEEEEEEEEEDSDQTDEDEHPAVKDGETLTDYQARTEHYWVGLARTNMGAEAKDKKVAKVSLAMAKVFYEENLDGA; this is encoded by the exons ATGggcaaaaaaggcaaaaacgaCAAGAAAGTGAAGGGAGCAGAAAAGACCGctgccaaaatggaaaaaaaggtttccAAGAGGTCCAAACGTGAAGAG GAGGATTTGGAAGCTCTGATTGCGGAATTTCAAAGTTTGGATGCCAAGAAAACTCAGGTTGTAGAAACTGCATGTCCACCTCCATCAGCAAG gctAAGTGCCACTCTTTCTCCTCATCCTGAGAAAGATGAGCTCATCCTATTTGGTGGTGAATTCTTCAATGGGAAGAAG ACATATTTGTACAATGATCTGTTTTTCTACAACATTAAGAAAAACAGCTGGATAAAGTCAGAGATCCCCAACCCGCCTCCCCCACGATGCTCTCACCAG GCTCTAGCAGTCTCTCAAGGTGGGGGCCAGCTGTGGATTTTTGGAGGAGAATTTGCTTCCCCAAATGGGGAACAATTCTACCATTACAAGGACCTTTGGGTGTTGCACCTTGCAACACATACCTGGGAGAATATCAA agCCCCTGGTGGTCCTTCGAGTCGTAGTGGCCACCGAATGGCCCTCAGTAGAAGACAGCTGCTGGTGTTTGGAGGCTTTCATGAGAGCACAAG agattttatttactacaatGACATCTACTCGTTCTCTCTGGACACTTTCTCTTGGTCGCGCCTCTCCGTGTCAGGAATGGCCCCTTCGCCGAGATCCGCCTGTCAGATGACGTCTACCTCCGATAGTTCCGGTGTCATCATCTATGGAGGATACTCAAAACAG AAACACAAAAAGGACATTGAGAAGGGAACGATTCACTCTGACATGTTTCTCCTCAAGCAAGACGGTAAAGATGGCCAAG AAAAGTGGACGTGGTCCAGGTTGAGCCCATCAGGAAACAAACCGCCTCCCCGCTCAGGCTTCTCCATGGCAGTGGGCCCTGCAGGGCGCGCCGTCTTGTTCGGTGGGGTTTGTGACGAAGAAGAGGATGAGACGCTGGAGGGAGACTTTTATAATGACCTCTACTTGTATGACACGGTGAAGAACCGCTGGTATCCTGGACAACTTAGG GGTAACAAAACGGAGAAGAAAAAACGTCGGCGAGGGAAGAAGAATGAAGCCGAAGGGGATGTAGCAGATAAGGAGGAAGCCGATGCTTCCGAAGGGCCTATCGAGGTCATCAAGGAAATTGTCACAGAGGATGGCACAGTGATGACCATCAAGGAAGTAATCCCTGGAGCTCAGCAGGCGGAGGAggccattgatgatgatgaggaggaggatgatgatgaagaggaggatg CATCCACTCTGGTGGAGCCCAGCCCAAGGTCTAGCGCCATGGCAACCGTGCGCCAGGGAAAACTCTTCCTTTACGGGGGCATGTTTGAAGTGGGCAGTCGTCAGTTCACCTTAAACGACCTCTACTGTCTGGATCTTCACAAGATGGACCAGTGGGAGGTCTTAGTTGCCATGGATCCAA AGACCCAAGAATGGCTGGAAGAGTCTGAGTCagaagatgatgatgaggaagaggaggccgCAACAGGAGCagtgggaggggaagaggaggaggaagaggaagaagaagaggactcTGATCAGACAG ATGAAGATGAGCACCCGGCAGTAAAGGATGGGGAGACGTTGACAGATTACCAGGCCCGCACGGAGCACTACTGGGTAGGACTTGCACGCACCAACATGGGTGCAGAAGCCAAGGACAAAAAAGTCGCCAAGGTTTCTTTAGCTATGGCAAAAGTGTTCTATGAAGAAAACTTGGATGGCGCTTGA